One part of the Magallana gigas chromosome 5, xbMagGiga1.1, whole genome shotgun sequence genome encodes these proteins:
- the LOC136275452 gene encoding uncharacterized protein, translated as MNLFQLFFLASCMKIIVLASDSPSEDRGKLSIDKKYTKKYFKKRYLTFDGNIKVVGDAKLVGIACFPNTKVKHEDGRLFIKEFIISCKHFFMRWAPDSRSYDADKFYTLAEASYNDGKRGECNAKWESTAEMKDMPNYLKSALESRNIAEDVTTDRFKSFMNMYFILHRCDPIPGRFLCENAVEAHHVKRGHVTLLSDFYKPSDKEASPKCPDYKDESKFYQMDTLVAEYNKIMLESFNIKDFGMAKVVYRDIKGSGKRKINIECRLSPKFIQNVKTVSAFFIFYQPFSNIHQARHLLVGYSQDILWAQPYRIRMFPQFKTMLQDKSATCTADKANIAHMKVDIVLNECDALSGGFQCAIVAEVKKRHKGHNDGSVKFEILRGLYKLRETSASKPSPKCKSWSDASYRITAARNVGESAGYRIHPGGGWMLTLGILLLISSSF; from the exons ATGAATTTGTTTCAAC ttttctttCTTGCTAGctgtatgaaaatcatagttttg GCATCAGATTCGCCATCTGAAGACAGAGGAAAATTGagcattgataaaaaatacacGAAAAAATACTTCA aaaaaagatATCTAACCTTTGACGGTAATATCAAAGTTGTGGGTGACGCAAAATTAGTTGGAATAGCATGCTTTCCGAATACAAAAGTCAAACACGAAGATGGTCGGCTATTTATTaaggaattcattatttcaTGCAAACATTTCTTTATGAGATGGGCACCTGATTCAAGAAGTTATGATGCTGACAAGTTCTACACATTAGCTG AGGCCTCATACAATGACGGAAAAAGAGGGGAATGCAATGCAAAATGGGAATCCACTGCAGAAATGAAGGATATGCCAAATTATTTAAAGTCAGCGTTGGAGAGCAGAAATATTGCTGAGGATGTCACCACTGACA GGTTTAAAAGCTTTATGAATATGTATTTCATACTACATCGATGTGACCCAATTCCTGGGCGGTTTCTCTGTGAAAATGCAGTAGAAGCTCACCATGTAAAAAGAGGCCATGTTACTTTGTTATCCGACTTTTACAAACCCTCAGACAAGGAAGCATCACCAAAAT GCCCAGATTACAAAGACGAAAGCAAATTCTACCAAATG GACACTTTAGTAGCCGAATACAACAAAATAATGCTGGAAAGTTTCAACATCAAAG ATTTCGGAATGGCGAAAGTGGTTTATAGGGATATTAAGGGAAGTGGCAAGAGAAAGATAAATATCGAATGCAGATTAAGCCCAAAGTTTATACAGAATGTAAAGACGGTATCGGcgttttttattttctaccaGCCTTTTAGTAATATACATCAAGCACGTCATCTCCTGGTTGGCTACAGTCAAGACATACTGTGGGCGCAACCGTACAGAATAAGAATGTTTCCGCAGTTTAAGACTATGTTGCAGGACAAAAGTGCAACATGTACTGCGGATAAAG ctaacaTCGCTCATATGAAAGTGGATATAGTGTTAAATGAATGCGACGCACTTAGCGGCGGGTTTCAATGTGCAATTGTGGCTGAGGTTAAAAAAAGACATAAGGGGCACAATGATGGATCCGTCAAGTTTGAAATTCTACGAGGCTTGTATAAATTAAGGGAGACCTCAGCCTCAAAACCAAGCCCAAAAT GCAAATCTTGGTCTGATGCCTCATATAGAATAACGGCTGCGCGAAATGTGGGAGAGTCGGCTGGATATAGAATACACCCCGGAGGTGGCTGGATGCTGACCTTAGGAATTCTTTTGCTAATCAGTAGTAGTTTTTAA